A region from the Bradyrhizobium erythrophlei genome encodes:
- a CDS encoding type IA DNA topoisomerase codes for MPEQIVITEKTSQAKDVRAAVGPRYGEILPAEGHLFDLLEPEDVVPAWKRWSPILLRPEGLYDTCPATGGNKAAKLKAIREALRSAKRVWLATDCDREGQLIGQEILEHYKYRGVVMRVLFTAQDSQTIRDAFGRAKPNVEYARLYAAAVARRQGDQIYNLSLTRTATVLLGKGARRVIGVGRVKTPTLAIVCKRELEIRDFVPLAYFEIVATAKVDGGRFQMRHAPQDRIVRREIAEEVLKAAEGFEGALAVRVEDKRQGPPKLHDLPSLQKLCSSRFGWPASKTLDVAQELYDGPGKKIITYPRAEVRYLPQSLISDVPRMLAGLRARQSFSAIPLPDPPVIRRGASGTFYDKGLEGASHHAVIPNVNTIDKLPEIWPRLSSDEKKLFDVIARAYLAALMPDFRYRQTTATLDVRGFEFRSAGRQPIDLGWRAAFPEWQPADEKGDEAQLLPLLHNGETAQLQDPKIEDKETRPPPRYNEGTLIEAMQNAWRFVEDEILRDRLKEAKGIGTPATRAEIICGLKKQGFLIAQGKNIVPTETGLSLFGILKQADPALVDPGVTAQLECLLDDVVVGKQEMVGAIDAVCDVAERIIGRLKESATAGGTPLRGDVVGNGAAAYPPTAAMKRFADSLSRKGIKPPPGYKTSISICRKFLSDHAPKKADGQAAGRLDPKPASPAQLLYATKIALGKGVVIPDEAKANSAAMAAWIDSNKGTKRRKSGRKTAYKPARSISPQSTSPTKRSLKCKADAVEATPALPNLGTGTPLRIPYGNKEVAMKLGARYGSTGWYAPPGVDLSAFGERGWL; via the coding sequence GTGCCTGAACAGATCGTCATCACTGAGAAGACCAGTCAGGCAAAAGACGTCCGCGCCGCTGTTGGTCCTCGCTACGGAGAGATTCTCCCGGCTGAGGGCCATTTATTCGACCTGCTTGAGCCAGAGGATGTTGTGCCGGCCTGGAAGCGGTGGTCGCCGATACTTTTGCGTCCCGAAGGTCTCTACGACACTTGCCCGGCAACGGGAGGGAACAAAGCCGCCAAGCTCAAAGCCATTCGCGAGGCACTCCGCAGCGCCAAACGAGTTTGGCTCGCCACCGATTGCGATCGCGAAGGTCAGCTCATCGGTCAGGAAATTCTCGAGCATTACAAGTACCGCGGCGTGGTCATGCGGGTGCTGTTTACTGCGCAGGACTCGCAGACCATTCGCGATGCATTCGGCCGAGCAAAGCCAAATGTTGAGTACGCTCGTCTTTACGCAGCCGCCGTCGCGCGGCGGCAGGGCGACCAGATCTACAATCTATCACTTACCCGCACCGCGACCGTCCTCTTGGGAAAAGGTGCGCGGAGGGTCATAGGTGTTGGTCGCGTGAAGACGCCGACGTTGGCAATCGTTTGCAAGCGTGAGTTGGAAATCCGCGATTTCGTTCCACTCGCCTATTTTGAAATTGTCGCCACCGCGAAAGTTGACGGAGGGCGATTCCAGATGCGGCACGCGCCGCAGGACCGGATCGTTCGGCGCGAGATTGCCGAGGAGGTCCTCAAAGCAGCCGAAGGCTTCGAGGGCGCGCTCGCCGTGCGCGTCGAAGATAAGCGTCAAGGACCGCCCAAGCTGCACGATTTGCCGTCGCTTCAGAAACTATGCAGCTCACGGTTCGGCTGGCCGGCCAGCAAAACGCTCGATGTTGCGCAGGAGCTCTATGATGGCCCGGGTAAGAAGATAATCACCTACCCTCGCGCCGAGGTGCGCTACCTGCCGCAGAGCCTTATCTCGGACGTACCACGGATGTTGGCCGGACTGCGGGCCCGCCAATCATTCAGCGCAATACCCCTGCCCGACCCGCCGGTCATCCGCAGGGGCGCGAGCGGCACGTTCTACGACAAGGGGCTGGAGGGCGCGAGCCATCACGCCGTCATTCCCAACGTCAACACGATCGACAAATTGCCGGAGATTTGGCCGCGTCTGTCGTCCGACGAGAAGAAACTGTTCGACGTCATCGCGCGGGCCTATCTGGCCGCGCTGATGCCTGACTTCCGCTACCGGCAGACGACCGCAACGCTTGACGTGCGCGGCTTCGAATTCCGCTCCGCCGGACGCCAGCCTATCGATCTCGGCTGGCGAGCAGCATTCCCGGAGTGGCAACCCGCCGACGAGAAGGGCGACGAGGCGCAATTACTGCCGCTGTTGCACAACGGCGAGACCGCGCAACTGCAGGATCCCAAAATTGAGGACAAGGAGACCCGACCGCCCCCGCGCTATAACGAAGGCACTTTGATCGAGGCGATGCAAAATGCCTGGCGCTTTGTTGAAGATGAGATTCTGCGAGACCGCCTGAAGGAAGCCAAGGGTATTGGCACCCCGGCAACCCGAGCCGAAATCATCTGCGGGCTGAAGAAGCAGGGTTTTCTTATTGCCCAGGGAAAGAATATTGTGCCAACCGAAACCGGCCTGTCGCTGTTCGGTATTCTCAAACAAGCTGATCCGGCACTGGTCGATCCGGGTGTGACGGCGCAACTCGAATGCCTGCTCGACGATGTCGTCGTCGGCAAACAGGAGATGGTCGGTGCTATTGACGCCGTGTGCGATGTCGCCGAACGCATCATCGGCAGACTGAAGGAGAGTGCCACTGCCGGAGGAACTCCGTTGCGTGGCGACGTAGTCGGCAACGGCGCGGCGGCGTATCCGCCGACGGCTGCGATGAAGCGCTTTGCCGACAGCCTTAGCCGGAAGGGCATCAAACCGCCGCCTGGCTACAAGACGTCGATTTCGATCTGCCGAAAATTTCTCAGCGATCACGCGCCCAAGAAAGCCGACGGTCAAGCGGCTGGGAGGCTCGACCCTAAACCGGCAAGCCCGGCACAGTTGTTGTACGCTACGAAGATCGCGCTCGGGAAAGGCGTCGTCATTCCCGACGAGGCCAAGGCCAACTCGGCTGCAATGGCCGCGTGGATTGACTCGAACAAGGGCACGAAGCGCCGCAAGAGCGGTCGCAAGACCGCCTACAAGCCGGCGAGATCAATTTCACCTCAATCGACGTCGCCGACGAAGAGATCTCTGAAATGCAAGGCTGATGCCGTCGAAGCGACTCCTGCTCTGCCAAATCTCG
- a CDS encoding cystathionine gamma-synthase family protein yields the protein MVKPFPSKTHIGNHMLHPETLMLNYGYDPQLSEGAVKPPVFLTSTFVFRTAEDGQDFFDFVSGRREPPEGMGAGLVYSRFNHPNSEIVEDRLSVYERTEKCALFSSGMAAIATTILAFARPGDVILHSQPLYGGTETLFAKTLAGLSIGAVGFADGIDEAAVRLAAGDALRKGRVAMIFIETPANPTNGLVDIAMVRRVAEIIGQAQGHAPIVACDNTLLGPVFQRPIEHGADLSLYSLTKYIGGHSDLIAGAALGSRALMKDIKALRGAIGTQLDPHSCWMISRSLETLSIRMEKADRNARLVADYLRDHGKVAKVHYLAHHEEASPAGRLFARQCTGAGSTFSFDIVGGQAAAFKFLNALQIFKLAVSLGGTESLASLPASMTHSGVPADIRRKIGVLDSTIRLSIGIEHPSDLIADIAQALNEA from the coding sequence ATGGTGAAACCGTTTCCGTCGAAGACGCACATCGGCAACCACATGCTGCATCCCGAAACGCTCATGCTGAACTACGGCTACGATCCACAACTGTCGGAAGGAGCCGTCAAACCACCGGTCTTTCTGACCTCGACCTTCGTCTTCAGGACCGCCGAAGACGGACAGGACTTCTTCGATTTCGTCTCCGGTCGGCGCGAGCCTCCCGAGGGGATGGGTGCGGGCCTGGTTTATTCGCGGTTCAATCATCCCAACAGCGAGATCGTCGAGGACAGGCTCTCTGTCTACGAGCGCACCGAGAAATGCGCACTGTTCTCGTCCGGCATGGCGGCGATTGCGACCACGATCCTCGCGTTCGCCCGCCCTGGCGACGTCATTCTGCACTCTCAACCGCTCTATGGCGGGACGGAAACTCTGTTTGCAAAGACGCTTGCGGGCCTCTCCATCGGAGCGGTGGGCTTTGCCGACGGCATCGACGAAGCCGCAGTCAGGCTGGCGGCGGGGGACGCCCTGCGAAAAGGCCGGGTAGCGATGATTTTCATCGAAACCCCGGCAAATCCCACCAACGGCCTTGTTGATATCGCGATGGTCCGCCGCGTTGCTGAGATCATCGGCCAGGCTCAGGGGCACGCGCCGATCGTCGCCTGCGACAATACGCTACTGGGGCCGGTGTTTCAGCGGCCGATCGAACACGGCGCGGATCTTTCGTTGTACTCGCTAACCAAATATATCGGCGGTCATTCCGACCTGATCGCGGGCGCTGCGCTCGGCTCAAGAGCCCTCATGAAAGACATCAAGGCGTTGCGAGGCGCCATCGGCACCCAACTGGACCCCCATTCCTGCTGGATGATCAGCCGGTCGCTCGAAACACTGAGCATCCGCATGGAAAAAGCTGACAGAAACGCGCGGCTCGTGGCGGATTACCTGCGCGACCACGGCAAGGTCGCGAAGGTCCATTACCTTGCTCACCACGAAGAGGCCTCCCCCGCCGGCCGTCTGTTCGCGAGGCAATGCACCGGCGCTGGCTCCACGTTCTCCTTCGACATTGTCGGCGGCCAAGCCGCCGCATTCAAATTCTTGAACGCGCTGCAAATCTTCAAGCTGGCGGTGAGCCTGGGCGGAACCGAATCGCTTGCCAGCCTGCCCGCAAGCATGACCCACTCCGGCGTTCCGGCTGACATCCGCCGTAAAATAGGCGTTCTCGACTCCACGATCCGGCTGTCGATCGGCATCGAACACCCGTCTGATCTGATCGCGGACATCGCGCAGGCTTTGAACGAGGCATAG
- a CDS encoding DUF3768 domain-containing protein, producing the protein MDYFDLTLEQASPDPTDPPVTKRIMTIGLAQDW; encoded by the coding sequence ATCGATTACTTCGACTTAACATTAGAGCAGGCATCACCGGATCCGACCGACCCGCCGGTGACCAAGCGCATCATGACCATCGGCTTAGCGCAGGACTGGTGA
- a CDS encoding molybdate ABC transporter substrate-binding protein → MGRFFSRRATLAAVIECSFLLALGAAAPAAHAAEVKVMSTVALTPTLDELTPRYESSSGNKLMVVYSTIADLKKRIEAGETADVMILSRPVLDGLQTQGKVAQGSIVNVGSSYVAIGVRTGAPKPDISTAEKLKSALLEAKSISYADPAKGGASGVYFAKVIDRLGIADQVKSKTVLVPGAQAGELVAKGEVEMGIAQASEIAAVPGAQVVGPLPGDLNSAIVFAVGIGSMSKDPAAAKSLIELLTSPTGAAVLNSKGMDPA, encoded by the coding sequence ATGGGACGGTTTTTCTCGCGACGGGCCACGCTTGCGGCGGTGATAGAGTGTTCGTTCCTGTTAGCTCTTGGAGCTGCAGCACCCGCCGCCCATGCCGCCGAAGTCAAGGTCATGAGCACGGTCGCGCTCACCCCTACACTCGACGAGCTCACACCGAGGTACGAGAGCAGCAGCGGCAACAAGCTAATGGTCGTCTACAGCACGATCGCGGATCTGAAGAAGCGGATCGAGGCGGGCGAAACCGCAGATGTGATGATCCTGTCGCGCCCTGTCCTCGACGGTCTGCAGACTCAGGGCAAGGTTGCCCAGGGCAGCATCGTCAACGTGGGGAGCTCTTATGTCGCCATCGGGGTACGTACGGGTGCGCCCAAGCCGGATATCAGCACGGCGGAGAAACTGAAGAGTGCGCTTCTCGAGGCCAAATCGATCTCCTACGCCGATCCAGCGAAGGGCGGTGCTAGTGGCGTCTATTTCGCCAAGGTCATCGATCGTCTCGGCATCGCCGATCAGGTGAAATCCAAGACCGTCCTGGTGCCGGGTGCCCAAGCGGGCGAACTCGTCGCGAAGGGCGAGGTCGAAATGGGGATCGCACAGGCCTCGGAAATTGCCGCGGTTCCGGGGGCTCAGGTGGTCGGCCCTCTGCCCGGTGATTTGAACAGTGCGATAGTCTTCGCGGTCGGCATCGGATCCATGAGCAAGGATCCGGCAGCGGCCAAATCGCTGATCGAGCTCCTGACCAGTCCGACGGGCGCTGCCGTGCTCAACTCCAAGGGCATGGATCCGGCCTAG
- a CDS encoding catalase family peroxidase: MAAGATCAGAEDEPLGVRLVNQMNALYGQHAGVRANHAKGAVFEGMFTPARGADTLSSAVFLKGAPTPLVIRFSNAGGVPDAPDTHPSTDRVRGMAIKFRLPDGSEQDIVCISANGFPVATGEDFLALLQAVGASGPDVPKPTLVEKFLSTHPAASAFVTTPRPVAVSYGTQPFFGVNAFKFTNAQGTSKFGRYRIVPESGPAYVSDEEAAKRPPNALADNLRVSLEKGPVKFRLLVQLAAADDPITDATKVWPDSRPTVELGEIAVIKALDTKKVENELLFLPTNVTSGIDPSDDPIINTRTEAYAESFGRRTK; encoded by the coding sequence ATGGCGGCAGGCGCGACCTGCGCCGGCGCCGAAGACGAGCCGCTTGGCGTTCGGCTGGTCAATCAAATGAATGCGCTTTACGGCCAGCATGCGGGCGTTCGCGCAAACCACGCCAAGGGCGCCGTGTTTGAAGGCATGTTCACGCCGGCACGAGGCGCCGACACCCTCAGCTCAGCTGTCTTTCTCAAAGGTGCTCCCACGCCGCTGGTCATTCGTTTTTCCAATGCGGGCGGCGTGCCGGACGCGCCCGACACCCACCCTTCGACCGACCGTGTCCGCGGCATGGCAATCAAGTTCCGTCTCCCGGATGGGAGCGAGCAAGACATAGTCTGCATATCGGCAAACGGGTTTCCGGTGGCGACCGGAGAGGATTTTCTGGCTTTGCTCCAGGCGGTCGGCGCAAGCGGTCCCGACGTGCCCAAGCCGACGCTGGTCGAGAAATTCTTATCGACCCACCCGGCCGCATCCGCGTTTGTCACCACGCCGCGGCCTGTGGCGGTCAGTTACGGCACGCAGCCGTTCTTCGGCGTCAACGCGTTCAAGTTCACTAATGCCCAAGGAACAAGCAAGTTCGGCCGCTACCGCATCGTGCCCGAGAGCGGGCCCGCCTACGTGAGCGACGAGGAGGCGGCGAAGCGTCCTCCGAATGCACTAGCCGACAATCTGCGGGTGTCGCTCGAAAAAGGACCGGTCAAGTTCCGCCTCCTGGTGCAGCTTGCCGCCGCCGATGATCCGATCACGGACGCCACGAAAGTTTGGCCGGACAGCCGGCCGACGGTGGAGCTCGGCGAAATCGCGGTCATCAAAGCGTTGGACACGAAGAAAGTCGAGAACGAGTTGCTGTTCTTGCCAACCAACGTGACGAGCGGCATTGACCCCTCGGATGACCCGATCATCAACACGCGCACCGAGGCCTACGCGGAATCGTTCGGCCGCCGTACCAAATAG
- a CDS encoding DUF2237 family protein yields the protein MLRDDNGNGGGRPSTPNVLGERLEVCSISPMTGFFRDGCCDTGREDIGSHTVCAVMTAAFLEFSKSRGNDLSTPMPEFGFRGLKPGDRWCLCAPRWQEALEAGQAPRVVLRATHEGALGHCSLADLKRLAVDLA from the coding sequence ATGCTGAGGGACGACAACGGTAATGGAGGCGGTCGGCCGAGCACACCTAACGTGCTCGGTGAGCGGCTCGAAGTCTGCTCGATAAGCCCAATGACGGGGTTCTTTCGAGACGGCTGCTGCGACACTGGGCGAGAGGACATCGGTAGCCACACGGTCTGCGCCGTCATGACCGCCGCGTTTCTCGAGTTTTCCAAATCCCGCGGCAACGATCTTTCGACACCGATGCCGGAATTCGGCTTTCGCGGCCTGAAACCCGGCGACCGTTGGTGCCTCTGTGCTCCGCGTTGGCAAGAAGCACTCGAGGCGGGCCAGGCGCCCCGCGTGGTCTTGCGCGCCACTCACGAAGGCGCTCTGGGCCACTGCTCGCTCGCCGATCTCAAGCGCCTCGCAGTGGACCTAGCCTGA
- a CDS encoding DUF1127 domain-containing protein, which yields MSTTYGATRLGQAAAKRQVYYSPLEKYWDAFLEWRKRQRLRATLCDLSDRELMDIGTTRGEIDYVASNRGIDPRGIRSAEWARYLPTVDGQIVNFQTHPCPETDFR from the coding sequence ATGAGCACGACCTATGGTGCAACACGGTTGGGACAGGCGGCCGCCAAGCGGCAGGTCTACTACAGCCCTCTTGAGAAATATTGGGATGCGTTTCTGGAGTGGCGCAAACGCCAAAGGTTACGAGCCACCTTGTGCGACCTTAGTGACAGGGAGCTAATGGACATCGGTACTACGCGCGGCGAGATCGACTACGTCGCCTCGAACCGAGGTATCGACCCGCGAGGCATCCGATCCGCCGAATGGGCCCGATATCTGCCAACGGTGGACGGCCAAATTGTGAACTTCCAGACGCACCCATGCCCAGAAACCGACTTCCGATAG
- a CDS encoding winged helix-turn-helix domain-containing tetratricopeptide repeat protein has translation MRYLFEEYAFDTNRRELHRGAEVVPIAPQVFDLLDYLIRNRERVVSKDDLINAVWNGRSVSDAALTTRLNVARSATGDSGEEQRLIKTLPRKGFRFLGQVREAQEVAGPNPGDALESAPAVPDKPSIAVLPFANMSGDPEQEYFADGMVEEITTALSRFKSLFVIARNSSFTFKGKAVDIKEVGRRLGVRYVLEGAVRKASGKVRITCQLIEAATGAHIWADRFERDMTDIFALQDDVTLAVVSAIQPKLFQAEIAISTRRRPENLTAYDYYLRALPQFYVATREGLAEAIRLAHCALELDPRFGFVAALAGIGHMRNVVWGYAIDPQFERREAVRLLRLALSTNDNDPHTLATAAVISAFMVGDCESEIEMADRAVALNPNSYLAWNCRGHVYRIAGLPEEAVRSFERAIRMSPVDAQLYTTFAQIGSALIELRRFDEAIVAGKKAQRQNRSFATAYRCLASAFAHLGRDAEAREAAARVLETDPTFTISAFIARGGYSNSKLLIEGLRKAGLPE, from the coding sequence TTGCGCTATCTCTTCGAGGAGTACGCATTCGACACCAACCGGCGCGAGCTGCATCGCGGGGCGGAGGTCGTCCCCATCGCACCGCAGGTGTTCGATCTGCTCGATTACCTGATCCGGAACAGGGAGCGCGTCGTCAGTAAAGACGACCTCATCAATGCCGTTTGGAATGGGCGCAGCGTTTCGGATGCAGCACTGACGACCCGGCTGAATGTCGCCCGAAGCGCAACCGGCGATTCCGGGGAGGAACAGCGACTGATCAAGACGTTACCGCGTAAGGGTTTCCGTTTCCTCGGACAGGTGCGGGAGGCGCAAGAAGTTGCGGGCCCAAATCCGGGCGATGCGCTCGAGAGCGCTCCTGCAGTTCCCGACAAGCCCTCCATCGCCGTGCTGCCGTTCGCGAACATGTCTGGCGATCCCGAGCAGGAATACTTCGCGGACGGAATGGTTGAGGAGATCACGACGGCGCTTTCGCGGTTCAAATCGCTGTTCGTGATCGCCCGCAATTCGAGCTTCACCTTCAAAGGCAAAGCCGTCGATATCAAGGAAGTCGGGCGCAGGCTTGGCGTGCGCTATGTCCTTGAGGGGGCGGTGCGCAAGGCGTCGGGGAAAGTTCGCATCACGTGCCAGTTGATTGAAGCGGCTACGGGCGCACACATTTGGGCGGACAGGTTCGAGCGTGACATGACAGACATTTTCGCGTTGCAGGACGACGTCACGCTCGCCGTTGTCTCAGCTATTCAGCCAAAGTTGTTTCAAGCAGAAATTGCAATATCGACGCGGCGGCGACCGGAGAACCTCACCGCATATGATTATTATCTCCGCGCCCTGCCGCAGTTTTACGTAGCGACCCGCGAAGGGTTGGCCGAGGCGATCAGGCTGGCTCACTGCGCCTTGGAGCTGGACCCCCGGTTCGGCTTCGTCGCGGCTCTGGCGGGCATCGGTCACATGCGCAACGTCGTTTGGGGCTATGCTATCGATCCCCAATTCGAACGCAGGGAAGCAGTTCGGCTTCTTCGCCTGGCGCTGAGCACCAACGACAATGATCCGCACACGTTAGCAACGGCTGCTGTAATCTCGGCGTTCATGGTTGGCGATTGTGAAAGCGAGATCGAAATGGCTGACCGGGCGGTCGCGCTCAACCCAAATTCATATCTCGCATGGAACTGCAGAGGCCATGTCTATAGAATTGCGGGCCTGCCGGAGGAAGCGGTCCGGAGCTTTGAACGTGCCATTCGCATGAGCCCGGTAGACGCGCAGCTATACACAACATTTGCTCAGATCGGGTCGGCTCTTATTGAGCTTCGTCGCTTTGACGAGGCCATCGTCGCGGGAAAGAAAGCCCAACGTCAGAACCGCTCCTTTGCGACAGCTTACCGGTGTCTCGCGTCCGCGTTCGCCCATCTCGGACGTGACGCTGAGGCGCGTGAGGCGGCGGCGCGTGTGCTTGAGACGGATCCCACCTTTACAATATCTGCGTTCATCGCCCGGGGCGGGTATTCAAACTCGAAGCTGCTGATTGAGGGCCTTCGGAAAGCGGGGTTGCCGGAATGA
- a CDS encoding LysR substrate-binding domain-containing protein, with product MARLDVNRSGEMEVFARVFELGGFSAAARALRMTPSAISKLVGRLETRLGARLVNRSTRTLQFTAEGRLFYERSIRLLADMDEVERSVAEAEIPKGKIRVSANIPVGRQLLLPIVPAFLEAYPKLSLEISLTDQVIDLLEQRTDVALRSGPLKSSQLIARKLGAARMIIVGSPGYFARYGIPKTPDELTQHNRLGFSYARAAKGWPLMDKGVLKTIPPSGNIQVSDGDALRALAISGVGLVRLASFIVRDDIVAKRLVPILEKFNPGDIDELHAVYLGQGGLLPIRIRVFLEFLARHIKIGEGRPSREA from the coding sequence GTGGCCCGACTGGATGTAAATCGCTCCGGCGAGATGGAAGTCTTCGCGCGGGTCTTCGAACTCGGGGGGTTTTCCGCCGCGGCGCGCGCGCTTCGCATGACGCCTTCGGCGATCAGCAAGCTTGTCGGCCGGCTCGAGACCAGACTCGGCGCGCGGCTGGTCAATCGCTCAACGAGGACTCTTCAGTTCACAGCAGAAGGGCGATTGTTCTACGAGCGGAGCATAAGACTGCTTGCCGACATGGACGAGGTCGAGCGGTCCGTGGCGGAAGCCGAGATCCCGAAGGGAAAGATCAGAGTGAGCGCCAACATCCCGGTCGGGCGACAGCTACTGTTGCCGATCGTGCCTGCTTTCCTGGAGGCCTACCCGAAACTCTCTTTGGAGATATCCCTGACGGATCAGGTGATCGACCTGCTGGAACAGCGGACCGATGTTGCGCTGCGCAGCGGTCCGCTCAAAAGCTCCCAGCTCATCGCCCGCAAGCTTGGCGCTGCGCGGATGATAATCGTCGGCTCACCAGGCTATTTCGCTCGATACGGCATTCCGAAAACGCCGGACGAGCTGACGCAGCATAATCGTCTTGGCTTTAGCTACGCGCGAGCGGCAAAGGGCTGGCCATTGATGGACAAAGGCGTGCTGAAAACGATACCGCCCTCCGGCAATATTCAGGTGAGTGACGGCGACGCGTTGCGGGCGCTTGCCATCAGCGGCGTCGGGCTTGTTCGGTTGGCCTCTTTCATAGTCAGGGATGATATCGTCGCCAAACGGCTTGTCCCCATACTTGAAAAGTTCAACCCCGGCGACATCGACGAACTGCATGCTGTCTATCTTGGGCAGGGCGGGCTCTTGCCGATTCGGATCCGCGTCTTCCTGGAGTTTCTGGCCCGGCACATCAAAATCGGCGAGGGTCGGCCTTCCAGGGAAGCGTAA
- a CDS encoding SDR family NAD(P)-dependent oxidoreductase — protein MDKSVVLITGGLTGIGRAAAVAFARKGAKVVVAGRRDEAGKALVKELRSLGSEAEFINADVRKEDDVRAMVDKTVARFGRLDVAVNNAATEGQVGPITDQTAESFAATFETNVLGVVLSMKHEVRAMQAQGSGSIINISSTYGHKGAAFASIYVGAKHAVEGITKSVALEVAQSGIRVNAVGPGPTDTGMLTRFTGTAENKAALAAQVPLGRLGLSEEVAGGIVFLGSDEARFMTGHVLNVDGGHSAN, from the coding sequence ATGGATAAGTCCGTTGTTTTGATCACCGGTGGCCTCACCGGTATCGGACGCGCCGCGGCCGTCGCATTCGCCAGGAAGGGCGCAAAGGTGGTCGTTGCGGGTCGGCGTGATGAGGCCGGCAAGGCGCTCGTCAAGGAGCTGCGCTCGCTGGGTTCGGAGGCCGAATTCATCAACGCCGATGTCCGCAAGGAGGACGATGTACGCGCCATGGTCGATAAAACCGTCGCACGGTTTGGCCGGCTCGATGTCGCGGTCAACAATGCCGCCACCGAAGGCCAGGTTGGTCCGATCACGGACCAGACCGCCGAAAGCTTCGCCGCGACGTTCGAGACCAATGTTCTCGGCGTGGTTCTGAGCATGAAGCATGAAGTGCGCGCCATGCAGGCCCAGGGGAGCGGCAGCATCATCAACATCTCCTCGACCTACGGCCACAAGGGCGCGGCTTTCGCCTCGATCTACGTCGGCGCCAAGCACGCCGTCGAAGGCATCACCAAGTCGGTAGCGCTCGAAGTCGCCCAATCCGGAATTCGTGTCAACGCTGTTGGACCAGGCCCCACGGACACCGGGATGCTGACCCGCTTCACCGGCACCGCCGAGAACAAGGCGGCCCTGGCGGCACAGGTTCCGTTGGGTCGGCTTGGACTCTCGGAGGAGGTCGCCGGCGGTATCGTCTTCCTGGGATCGGACGAAGCCAGATTCATGACGGGTCACGTCCTCAACGTTGACGGCGGACACAGCGCCAATTGA